One region of Flavobacterium sp. KACC 22763 genomic DNA includes:
- a CDS encoding HYR-like domain-containing protein yields MKNITFLTNINFNIKCVYITLLLIFTTSGYSQNTYDGNYCPGPGAVGDEYATGTVYSTVLLANPSSTCNIGTIRAKVDTQNQVLRLGMDIGNGGSALFRLYLDTDNNPATGLTSDSFGGTISVAGAEYILEINSNGSGFTLYTGNGNVKTQTNVIPAGLAAQAGKANCNSGATFLEFNVPFGSLGINICDPNNPGVINVTKLASVSGNSPNSSLCTNTPLTFGIPLKGTVGPNSTICSGASAALTLTGLNAGSNVIKWQSSIAPFSVWVDIANTVGLTAYNTGSLTQTTKFRAIFSNSGLCSGSNIATSEATVTVNTPTACSITGTSGPVCLSSSNVFAAPASMTSYSWSLPPATANGATITSATNLQNVTVQAGSTCNTTFKLLLTTTLNGCSSTCEKIVTVNDTTAPTWTTQAGALNATLQCSDTAGLTAAQNQAPVATDNCGGTVTYTKVSGTFAAGACANSGTYTNTWTAKDACNNTSTVFTQVITIQDTTAPTWTTQAGALNVTLQCSDAAGLTAAQNQAPVATDNCGGTVTYTKVSGTFAAGTCANSGTYTNTWTAKDVCNNTSTVFTQVITIQDTTAPTWTTQAGALNVTLQCSDAAGLTAAQNQAPVATDNCGGTVTYTKVSGTFAAGTCANSGTYTNTWTAKDVCNNTSTVFTQVITIQDTTAPTWTTAAGSLNATVECSNAAGLAAAQALFPTASDLCDADVSNITKVSGQFVASQGCANAGTYTNTWTVKDDCNNTSSVFTQVITIQDTTAPTWTTAAGSLNATVECSNAAGLAAAQAQFPTATDLCDTDVSNITKVSGQFVASQGCGHAGTYTNTWTVKDDCNNTSSVFTQVITIQDTTAPTWTTAAGSLNTTVECSDAAGLIIAQGMSPSASDLCDADVTNIIKVSGQFVASQGCRNAGTYTNTWTVKDDCGNTSDTFTQVITIQDTTAPTWNTVAGTLNVTLECSDTAGLAAAQAQFPTASDLCDTDVSNITKVSGQFVASQGCGNAGTYTNTWTVKDDCGNTSGTFTQVITIKDTTAPTWTTQAGSLNATLECSDTAGLAAAQAQFPTASDLCDADVLNITKVSGQFVASEGCGNAGTYTNTWTVKDDCGNTSDTFTQVITIQDTTTPTWTTQAGSLNATLECSDTAGLAAAQAQFPTASDLCDADVSNITKVSGQFVASQGCGNAGTYTNTWTVKDDCGNTSGTFTQVITIQDTTAPTWTTAPTALNVTLECSDATGLANAQATFPAASDLCDSNVSNIIKVSGQFVASEGCGNAGTYTNTWTVKDDCGNTSDTFTQVITIQDTTAPTWTTQAGSLDVTLECSDAEGLATAQAQFPAASDLCDADVLNITKVSGQFVASEGCGNAGTYTNTWTVKDDCGNTSDTFTQVITIQDTTAPTWTTQAGSLNVTLECSDAEGLATAQAQFPAASDLCDADVLNITKVSGQFVATEGCGNAGTYTNTWTVKDDCGNTSDTFTQVITIQDTTAPTWTTQAGSLNVTLECSDAEGLATAQAQFPAASDLCDSDVLNITKVSGQFVASEGCGNAGTYTNTWTVKDDCGNTSDTFTQVITIQDTTAPTWTTVADALNVTLECNDTEGLASAQAQFPAASDLCDADVLNITKVSGQFVASEGCGNAGTYTNTWTVKDDCGNTSDTFTQVITIQDTTAPTWNTVAGTLNVTLECSDAEGLAAAQAQFPTASDLCDADVLNIEKVSGQFVASEGCGNAGTYTNTWTVKDDCGNTSDTFTQVITIQDTTAPTWNTVAGSLDVTLECSDAEALATAQAQFPTASDLCDSDVLNIEKVSGSFVASESCANAGTYTNTWTVKDNCGNISDTFTQVITIQDTTNPTFAGELPVDITVSCDAVPEPFNMEASDNCNGNLPIVFSETKSDIKNECGTEYTLTRNWSTSDCGGNSVSYTQIITVRDTTPPTGTAPADVANLQSAADIPAGSPDDIKDATDNCSGAVNITVSDTNNGGTGCNGASYILTRTYTLTDCAGNKTELVQTFTVENKVSVSGIATNVSCQGESDGSIAVTSTAGATVVITNQNNEVVGNTNLPAGTYTLTATSSVNTENEICTATATVVITEPNYRVKISGQIINVDTNTPLANVPVTLIPQGTTTGPIQMRITGADGMYSFTGMPAGSYLVQVQDANLNSAYQLYPVDTSLFFTTLEECAFQVHNFQYGASTLPVLGDYVWYDTNSNGIQDEWYDANNDGTITKNIPDSNGAVDYSLWEWIDLNGDGSYTGPLNVGELNAGGFGNALSPNVIVDGPNGYHKDIIVGIAGYWRDRPESENPYGQYTVKLVRDANFDTMAANLGFTGLVKVIPSISGKNIAGKASKAQLHTVCKTTTESGYVVTVTPEDLVHLDLDFGVSCKEYKDIVANDDSAGPIAGVNHTTTNVLNVLPNDTLEGNAITASDVIITTVTPNEFLQLNADGSVDVLPNAPVGTLTMVYQICEADQTDNCDTATVTVTIEAPVMTVTATSICVNDVPYLDYTVTPGNFTPVNGVTIAWADSNNNVITTMTDLPLSGRVLWPGAVVDDQGKGIDWPGWIFENNRWIEGADGFEKLRPTANVTLSLNPSQTITVSYPPADPFCTARPTFAIVANDDTPAPIIGESGQTNVINVLTNDTLNGSTVNINDVTLTTAVADPTGSLTLNPDGSVTVAPNTQGGTYTLTYQICEKADFGNCDTAIVTVTVISSVIANDDTYNNIGCNTFGLVGNILSNDFKEKTPVTLELVSFTLLAEGNNTKTDPNITVDASGNVNVSSLTPAGTYIYSYTICDKLSSQNCDSATVTITVIPNGVVEVSGTACTDDSTLVNLNSLLPQGSPLTGVWQDRNNTNALQGSVLNPFGLALGNYAFEYIIADEKCPRSIILNMEVNDDCKVLACGNVLVHNAFSPNGDNINDFFKIDNIDDTTCYPGNSVEIYNRWGVLVFETTNYNNTTNAFDGTSRGRTTVKQSDGLPTGTYFYIINYKSLDGNNNVQEHKLDGYLYLSK; encoded by the coding sequence ATGAAAAACATTACTTTTTTAACGAATATTAATTTTAATATTAAATGCGTTTATATTACGTTGCTTTTAATATTTACTACAAGTGGCTATTCTCAAAACACATATGATGGCAATTACTGCCCTGGTCCAGGTGCAGTTGGTGATGAATATGCGACTGGAACGGTTTACAGCACAGTATTATTAGCTAACCCTTCTTCAACATGCAACATTGGGACGATTCGTGCTAAAGTTGATACCCAAAATCAAGTTTTAAGATTAGGTATGGATATTGGGAATGGTGGTTCGGCACTTTTTAGATTGTACTTAGATACTGATAATAATCCAGCAACAGGATTAACATCAGATTCTTTTGGAGGAACTATTAGTGTAGCTGGCGCTGAGTATATCTTAGAAATTAATTCTAACGGAAGTGGTTTTACTTTATATACAGGAAATGGCAATGTTAAAACTCAAACTAATGTTATCCCTGCGGGTCTTGCTGCTCAGGCAGGTAAGGCCAATTGTAATTCTGGTGCTACATTTTTAGAGTTTAATGTTCCTTTTGGAAGCTTGGGAATTAACATTTGTGATCCCAATAATCCTGGTGTAATTAACGTTACAAAATTAGCTTCTGTTAGTGGTAACTCACCTAATTCAAGTCTATGTACTAATACTCCACTTACTTTTGGAATTCCACTAAAAGGAACTGTTGGACCAAACTCAACTATATGTTCAGGAGCTAGTGCTGCTTTAACACTAACAGGTCTCAATGCTGGTTCTAATGTAATTAAATGGCAATCATCTATTGCCCCTTTTTCAGTGTGGGTAGATATTGCTAATACTGTAGGCTTAACAGCTTACAATACAGGTAGTTTAACACAAACCACAAAATTCAGAGCAATATTTTCTAATTCAGGTTTATGCTCTGGAAGTAATATTGCGACAAGTGAAGCAACCGTAACGGTAAATACTCCAACTGCTTGTTCTATTACTGGTACTAGTGGTCCTGTATGTTTATCTTCTTCTAATGTTTTTGCGGCTCCAGCCAGTATGACGAGCTATTCGTGGTCTTTGCCTCCGGCAACTGCAAATGGTGCGACAATTACATCTGCTACAAATTTACAGAACGTAACTGTTCAAGCTGGCTCCACTTGTAATACAACGTTTAAATTATTATTAACTACTACTTTAAATGGATGCAGTTCTACTTGTGAAAAAATAGTAACTGTTAACGATACTACTGCTCCAACTTGGACAACTCAAGCAGGCGCTTTAAATGCGACTTTGCAATGCAGCGATACGGCAGGATTGACAGCAGCACAAAATCAAGCTCCTGTTGCCACAGACAATTGCGGTGGAACTGTAACCTATACTAAAGTGAGCGGAACTTTCGCCGCTGGAGCATGTGCCAATTCTGGAACTTACACCAACACTTGGACCGCTAAAGACGCTTGCAATAATACTTCAACAGTTTTCACTCAGGTGATCACTATTCAAGACACGACTGCGCCAACTTGGACAACTCAAGCAGGTGCATTAAATGTTACTTTGCAATGCAGCGATGCGGCAGGATTGACAGCAGCACAAAATCAGGCTCCTGTTGCCACAGACAATTGCGGTGGAACTGTAACCTATACTAAAGTGAGCGGAACTTTCGCCGCTGGAACTTGTGCCAATTCTGGAACTTACACCAACACTTGGACCGCTAAAGATGTCTGCAATAATACTTCAACAGTTTTTACTCAGGTGATAACTATTCAAGACACGACTGCTCCAACTTGGACAACTCAAGCAGGCGCTTTAAATGTTACTTTGCAATGCAGCGATGCAGCAGGATTGACAGCTGCACAAAATCAGGCTCCTGTAGCCACAGACAATTGCGGTGGAACTGTAACCTATACTAAAGTGAGCGGAACTTTCGCCGCTGGAACTTGTGCCAATTCTGGAACTTACACCAACACTTGGACCGCTAAAGATGTCTGCAATAACACTTCAACAGTTTTCACACAGGTAATCACAATTCAGGATACTACTGCACCAACTTGGACAACTGCTGCCGGCTCTTTAAATGCAACCGTAGAATGCAGCAATGCTGCAGGACTTGCCGCTGCTCAAGCTTTGTTTCCAACTGCTTCTGACTTGTGCGATGCCGATGTTTCAAACATAACTAAAGTAAGCGGACAGTTTGTAGCTTCTCAAGGATGTGCAAATGCCGGAACTTACACCAACACTTGGACGGTAAAAGACGACTGCAATAACACTTCTTCCGTTTTTACTCAGGTAATCACAATCCAAGACACTACTGCGCCAACTTGGACAACTGCTGCTGGTTCTTTAAATGCAACCGTAGAATGCAGTAATGCTGCAGGACTTGCAGCTGCACAAGCTCAGTTTCCAACAGCCACTGACCTTTGCGATACTGATGTTTCAAACATCACTAAAGTAAGCGGACAGTTTGTAGCATCTCAAGGATGCGGACATGCTGGAACATACACCAATACTTGGACGGTAAAAGACGACTGCAACAACACTTCCTCCGTTTTTACTCAGGTAATCACAATTCAGGATACTACTGCGCCAACTTGGACAACTGCTGCTGGTTCGCTAAATACAACTGTAGAGTGCAGCGATGCAGCTGGACTTATTATAGCTCAAGGAATGTCTCCATCAGCATCTGACTTGTGCGATGCCGATGTAACCAATATCATTAAAGTAAGCGGTCAGTTTGTAGCTTCTCAAGGATGCAGAAATGCAGGAACTTACACCAACACTTGGACTGTAAAAGATGACTGCGGTAATACTTCTGATACTTTCACTCAAGTGATCACAATCCAAGACACTACTGCTCCTACTTGGAATACTGTTGCCGGCACTTTAAATGTAACTTTAGAATGCAGTGATACTGCTGGACTTGCTGCTGCTCAGGCTCAGTTCCCAACAGCTTCTGACCTTTGCGATACTGATGTTTCAAATATCACTAAAGTAAGCGGACAGTTCGTAGCTTCTCAAGGATGCGGAAATGCAGGAACTTACACCAACACTTGGACGGTAAAAGATGACTGCGGTAATACATCTGGAACTTTTACTCAAGTAATCACAATTAAAGATACAACTGCTCCAACTTGGACAACACAGGCAGGCTCTCTAAATGCAACTTTAGAATGCAGTGATACTGCTGGACTTGCTGCTGCTCAGGCACAGTTCCCAACAGCTTCTGACTTATGCGATGCTGATGTTCTAAACATCACAAAAGTAAGCGGACAGTTCGTAGCTTCTGAAGGATGCGGAAATGCAGGCACTTACACCAACACTTGGACTGTAAAAGACGACTGCGGAAATACTTCTGATACTTTCACTCAGGTGATCACCATTCAGGACACAACAACGCCAACTTGGACAACACAGGCAGGCTCTCTAAATGCAACTTTAGAATGCAGCGATACTGCTGGACTTGCTGCTGCTCAGGCACAGTTCCCAACAGCTTCTGATCTTTGCGATGCCGATGTTTCAAACATCACAAAAGTAAGCGGACAGTTCGTAGCTTCACAAGGATGCGGAAATGCAGGAACTTACACCAACACTTGGACTGTAAAAGATGACTGCGGTAATACATCTGGAACTTTTACTCAGGTAATCACCATTCAAGACACAACTGCTCCAACCTGGACAACTGCTCCAACAGCTTTAAATGTAACTTTAGAATGCAGCGATGCAACTGGACTTGCAAACGCCCAAGCAACGTTCCCTGCTGCTTCTGACCTTTGCGATTCAAATGTTTCTAACATCATAAAAGTAAGCGGACAGTTCGTGGCTTCTGAGGGATGCGGAAACGCAGGAACATACACCAACACTTGGACTGTGAAAGACGACTGCGGAAACACTTCTGACACTTTCACTCAGGTGATCACCATTCAGGACACAACAGCGCCAACTTGGACAACACAGGCAGGTTCTCTAGATGTGACCTTGGAATGCAGCGATGCAGAAGGTCTTGCCACTGCTCAAGCTCAATTCCCAGCAGCTTCTGACTTATGCGATGCTGATGTTCTAAACATCACAAAAGTAAGCGGACAGTTCGTAGCTTCTGAAGGATGCGGAAATGCAGGAACTTACACCAACACTTGGACTGTAAAAGATGACTGCGGAAATACTTCTGATACTTTCACTCAGGTGATCACCATTCAGGACACAACTGCTCCTACTTGGACAACACAAGCAGGTTCTCTAAACGTGACTTTAGAATGCAGCGATGCAGAAGGTCTTGCCACTGCTCAAGCTCAATTCCCAGCAGCTTCTGACTTATGCGATGCTGATGTTTTAAATATCACAAAAGTAAGCGGTCAGTTCGTTGCCACTGAAGGTTGCGGAAATGCAGGAACTTACACCAACACTTGGACTGTGAAAGATGACTGCGGAAATACTTCTGACACTTTCACTCAAGTAATCACAATTCAGGATACAACTGCTCCTACTTGGACAACACAAGCAGGTTCTCTAAACGTGACCTTGGAATGCAGCGATGCAGAAGGTCTTGCCACTGCTCAAGCCCAATTCCCAGCAGCTTCTGACTTATGCGATTCAGATGTTCTAAACATCACAAAAGTAAGCGGTCAGTTTGTAGCTTCTGAAGGTTGCGGAAATGCAGGAACTTACACCAACACTTGGACTGTGAAAGACGACTGCGGAAATACTTCTGACACTTTCACTCAAGTAATCACAATTCAGGATACAACTGCTCCTACTTGGACAACTGTTGCAGACGCTTTAAATGTAACCTTAGAATGTAATGACACAGAAGGTCTTGCCTCAGCTCAAGCTCAATTCCCAGCAGCTTCTGACTTATGCGATGCTGATGTTCTAAACATAACAAAAGTAAGCGGACAGTTTGTAGCTTCTGAAGGATGCGGAAATGCAGGAACTTACACCAACACTTGGACTGTGAAAGATGACTGTGGAAATACTTCTGATACTTTCACTCAAGTAATCACTATTCAAGACACAACAGCGCCAACATGGAATACCGTTGCTGGCACTTTAAATGTGACTTTAGAATGTAGTGATGCAGAAGGACTTGCAGCTGCTCAGGCTCAGTTCCCTACAGCTTCTGACTTATGCGATGCTGATGTTCTAAACATTGAGAAAGTAAGCGGACAATTTGTAGCTTCTGAAGGATGCGGAAATGCAGGAACTTACACCAACACTTGGACAGTTAAAGATGACTGCGGAAATACTTCTGACACTTTCACTCAAGTAATCACTATTCAAGACACTACAGCACCAACATGGAATACCGTTGCTGGTTCTCTAGATGTAACTTTGGAATGCAGTGATGCGGAAGCTCTTGCCACTGCTCAAGCTCAGTTCCCTACAGCTTCTGACTTATGCGATTCAGATGTTCTAAACATCGAAAAAGTAAGCGGATCATTTGTTGCCTCTGAAAGCTGTGCAAATGCAGGAACTTACACCAATACTTGGACAGTAAAAGATAACTGTGGTAACATATCTGATACATTTACTCAGGTGATCACAATTCAGGATACTACAAACCCAACTTTCGCTGGTGAACTTCCTGTAGATATTACAGTTTCTTGTGACGCAGTTCCAGAGCCATTTAATATGGAAGCTTCTGACAATTGCAATGGAAACTTACCAATTGTTTTCAGTGAAACTAAAAGCGATATTAAAAACGAATGCGGTACAGAATATACCTTAACTCGTAACTGGTCTACAAGTGATTGTGGAGGAAATTCAGTTTCTTATACTCAAATTATAACAGTAAGAGATACTACACCTCCAACAGGCACTGCACCAGCAGATGTTGCTAATCTACAAAGTGCCGCAGACATTCCAGCAGGAAGTCCAGATGACATCAAAGATGCCACAGACAATTGCTCAGGAGCTGTAAATATCACAGTAAGTGACACTAATAATGGAGGAACTGGATGTAATGGAGCATCTTACATCTTAACCAGAACTTACACTTTAACAGACTGTGCAGGTAATAAAACTGAATTAGTTCAAACCTTTACAGTTGAAAATAAAGTTTCTGTAAGTGGCATTGCTACAAATGTAAGCTGTCAAGGAGAAAGCGATGGTTCTATTGCAGTTACCAGCACTGCTGGAGCTACTGTAGTTATTACCAATCAAAATAATGAGGTGGTTGGAAATACTAATCTGCCAGCTGGAACCTATACACTTACTGCAACATCTTCAGTAAATACTGAAAATGAAATTTGTACAGCAACTGCAACAGTGGTAATTACAGAGCCAAATTATAGAGTTAAAATATCTGGCCAAATCATAAATGTAGATACTAACACTCCTCTTGCAAATGTACCTGTAACATTGATTCCTCAGGGAACAACTACAGGACCAATACAAATGCGTATTACAGGTGCAGACGGAATGTACAGTTTCACAGGAATGCCAGCCGGAAGTTATTTGGTACAAGTACAAGATGCTAATTTAAATAGTGCATATCAATTATACCCTGTTGACACTAGTTTATTCTTTACTACTCTAGAAGAATGTGCTTTCCAAGTTCATAACTTCCAATATGGAGCTTCAACACTTCCTGTTCTTGGAGATTATGTTTGGTACGATACCAATAGCAACGGAATTCAAGATGAATGGTACGACGCTAATAACGATGGTACTATTACTAAAAATATTCCAGACTCAAATGGAGCTGTTGACTACAGCTTATGGGAATGGATCGATCTTAATGGAGACGGAAGCTATACTGGCCCTCTAAATGTCGGTGAGTTAAATGCTGGTGGTTTCGGAAATGCACTTAGTCCAAATGTAATTGTCGATGGTCCAAATGGATACCACAAAGATATTATTGTAGGAATTGCAGGATACTGGAGAGACCGTCCAGAAAGTGAAAATCCTTATGGACAATATACAGTAAAATTGGTAAGAGATGCAAATTTCGACACTATGGCTGCAAACTTAGGATTTACTGGTTTGGTAAAAGTTATTCCTTCAATATCAGGTAAAAATATTGCAGGTAAAGCAAGTAAAGCACAATTGCATACCGTTTGCAAAACAACAACAGAAAGCGGCTATGTCGTGACAGTTACACCAGAAGATTTAGTTCATTTAGATCTTGATTTCGGAGTAAGCTGTAAAGAATACAAAGACATTGTAGCTAATGATGACAGCGCAGGTCCGATTGCAGGCGTAAACCATACTACTACTAATGTATTAAATGTATTGCCAAATGATACTTTAGAAGGAAATGCTATAACTGCATCTGATGTAATCATAACAACTGTAACTCCAAACGAGTTTTTACAATTAAATGCTGATGGTTCAGTTGATGTACTGCCAAATGCTCCAGTAGGGACATTAACAATGGTATATCAAATCTGCGAAGCCGATCAGACAGATAACTGCGACACTGCTACTGTTACCGTTACAATAGAAGCTCCTGTAATGACTGTTACTGCAACATCGATATGCGTAAATGATGTACCATATCTTGACTATACAGTAACTCCAGGAAACTTTACTCCTGTAAATGGCGTGACCATTGCATGGGCAGACAGCAATAACAATGTAATAACAACAATGACCGATCTGCCATTAAGCGGACGTGTACTATGGCCAGGAGCTGTAGTAGATGATCAAGGAAAAGGAATTGACTGGCCAGGCTGGATTTTTGAGAACAACAGATGGATTGAAGGAGCTGATGGATTTGAAAAATTACGTCCAACAGCAAATGTGACCCTATCTCTAAATCCTAGTCAAACTATCACAGTTAGCTATCCTCCTGCAGATCCTTTCTGTACTGCTAGACCAACATTTGCTATTGTAGCAAATGATGATACTCCTGCACCAATAATTGGAGAGTCAGGACAAACTAATGTGATTAATGTTTTAACTAACGATACATTAAATGGTTCTACAGTAAACATAAATGATGTTACATTAACAACTGCTGTTGCCGACCCAACAGGTTCATTAACACTAAACCCTGACGGATCTGTAACTGTCGCACCAAATACGCAAGGCGGAACTTACACATTAACATACCAAATTTGCGAAAAAGCTGATTTTGGAAACTGCGATACTGCCATCGTAACTGTTACTGTAATTTCTTCTGTAATTGCAAATGACGACACCTATAATAATATTGGATGTAACACTTTTGGTCTGGTTGGCAATATATTAAGCAATGATTTTAAAGAAAAAACTCCTGTAACACTAGAATTAGTAAGCTTTACCCTTCTAGCCGAAGGAAACAATACTAAAACAGATCCAAACATCACTGTTGATGCGTCTGGAAATGTGAATGTATCAAGCTTAACACCTGCTGGCACTTATATTTACAGCTACACAATCTGTGATAAATTAAGTTCTCAAAATTGTGATTCTGCAACTGTTACTATTACAGTAATTCCAAATGGTGTTGTAGAAGTAAGCGGCACAGCATGTACTGATGATTCGACATTAGTTAACTTGAACAGCCTACTTCCTCAGGGAAGTCCATTAACTGGAGTATGGCAAGATAGAAATAATACTAATGCGCTTCAGGGAAGTGTTCTTAATCCATTTGGTTTAGCATTAGGCAATTATGCTTTTGAATATATAATAGCTGACGAAAAATGTCCGAGAAGCATCATATTAAATATGGAAGTCAATGATGACTGTAAAGTTCTAGCTTGTGGTAATGTCTTAGTACATAATGCTTTTTCTCCAAATGGCGACAATATAAATGATTTCTTCAAAATTGACAATATCGATGACACCACTTGTTATCCTGGCAATTCTGTCGAAATATACAATCGCTGGGGAGTTTTAGTTTTTGAAACTACAAACTATAATAATACAACAAATGCTTTTGATGGAACTTCAAGAGGAAGAACAACTGTTAAGCAGTCTGACGGACTACCAACTGGAACTTATTTTTACATTATTAACTATAAATCTCTGGATGGAAACAACAATGTTCAAGAACATAAATTAGACGGATATTTATATCTATCCAAATAG
- a CDS encoding PorP/SprF family type IX secretion system membrane protein, with product MRTKLFFFVILLITCSGYSQQDAQYTQYMYNTININPAYAGSRGALSIFGLYRTQWVGLDGAPETSSFSVNSPINNSKLGVGASLVNDKIGPTNENNISVDVSYTIQTSADFKLSFGIKGTANIFNLDVNKLNPADQGDPQFQDLNNKFSPNVGAGVYWHSNKAYIGLSVPNFIETNRYDDNDVAIFKDKINYYLMGGYVFNLDKYEYVKFKPAILAKMVQGAPLQVDLSANFMFYDKFMLGAAYRWSASLSAMVGFQITDGLYLGYGYDRETTNLNNYNSGSHEIFLRYEFFSNKGKMTTPRFF from the coding sequence ATGAGAACAAAATTATTTTTCTTCGTCATTCTGTTAATTACATGTTCAGGGTATTCACAGCAAGATGCACAGTATACACAGTATATGTATAACACAATAAATATAAATCCTGCCTATGCAGGTTCTCGTGGAGCACTTAGTATTTTTGGTCTTTACCGTACCCAATGGGTTGGTCTCGACGGAGCACCAGAAACAAGCAGTTTTTCAGTTAACTCTCCTATAAATAATAGTAAACTAGGTGTAGGCGCTTCATTAGTAAATGACAAAATTGGGCCAACAAATGAAAACAACATTTCAGTTGATGTTTCATATACAATACAGACATCTGCCGATTTTAAACTTTCATTTGGTATTAAAGGAACTGCAAACATCTTCAATCTGGATGTAAATAAATTAAATCCTGCAGATCAAGGAGATCCTCAGTTTCAGGATTTAAACAATAAATTCTCTCCAAATGTGGGTGCTGGAGTTTACTGGCATTCTAACAAAGCATACATTGGTTTGTCTGTTCCTAATTTTATTGAAACAAATCGTTACGACGATAATGATGTAGCAATTTTTAAAGACAAAATCAATTATTATTTAATGGGAGGTTATGTATTCAATCTTGACAAATACGAATATGTAAAATTTAAACCCGCCATTTTAGCCAAAATGGTTCAAGGGGCACCGCTTCAGGTAGACCTATCTGCCAATTTCATGTTCTATGATAAATTTATGCTTGGTGCAGCCTATAGATGGAGCGCTTCTTTAAGTGCTATGGTAGGATTTCAGATTACAGACGGACTTTATTTAGGGTATGGCTATGATCGAGAAACTACCAATTTAAATAATTACAATTCAGGTTCACATGAGATATTCCTTCGTTATGAATTCTTCTCAAACAAAGGCAAAATGACAACTCCTCGTTTCTTCTAA